The following are from one region of the Capsicum annuum cultivar UCD-10X-F1 chromosome 1, UCD10Xv1.1, whole genome shotgun sequence genome:
- the LOC107856549 gene encoding probable LRR receptor-like serine/threonine-protein kinase At1g63430 — translation MRTCVVLRVLVTVGLLFIVICDAFPANEVYALNTFKEAIYEDPHLVLSNWNALDSAPCGWAGIFCSMAQDHVIKINISGASLKGFLSPNLHLLSSLQELILHGNLLIGTIPKEIGLLKNLKVLDLGANQLTGPIPPQLGNLANIMKINLQSNGLMGKLPAELGNLKYLEELRLDRNKLQGLVPANNGSDFTSSVHGMYASGASPMGFCRTSQLKVADFSFNFLIGSIPKCLGYLPKSSFQGNCLQHKDPKQRAAALCGGTPPPTNHASAIKNKHPVAEPRHQAASSSSKPTWLVALEVVTAVMVGSLFIVGLVTGLQKLKNKSSIIPWKKSGSDKDHMTIYVDTGMLKDVVRYSRQELEVACEDFSNIIGSSPDSVVYKGTMKGGPEIAVISLCVKEDHWTAYLELYFQKEVAELARINHENAGKLLGYCRESSPFTRMLVFEYASNGTLYEHLHYGEGCQLSWTRRMKIVIGIAKGLTYFHSELDPPFTISELNSNSVYLTEDFSPKLVDFESWKSIISRSEKNSGAISSEGAICVLPNTLESRHLDVQGNIYAFGVLLLEIISGRPPYCKDKGCLIDWAKEFLEVPEVLSCVVDPELKHFKQEDLKVICEVINLCIHPSTSRRTSMKDLCAILESNIDTSITAELKASSLAWAELALSS, via the exons ATGAGAACTTGTGTTGTGTTGAGAGTTTTAGTTACTGTTGGACTACTTTTTATTGTGATCTGTGATGCTTTTCCAGCAAATGAAG TTTATGCTCTCAATACTTTCAAGGAAGCTATATATGAAGACCCTCATCTGGTTTTGTCAAATTGGAATGCCTTAGATTCAGCTCCTTGTGGTTGGGCTGGAATCTTTTGTTCTATGGCTCAAGATCATGTCATAAAAAT TAACATTTCTGGCGCTTCGTTGAAGGGATTTCTTTCACCCAACTTGCATCTACTCTCCTCTTTGCAAGAACT AATTTTGCATGGAAATCTGCTAATTGGTACAATTCCTAAGGAGATTGGCCTGTTGAAAAACCTGAAGGTCTTGGATTTGGGTGCTAATCAGTTAACAGGACCAATTCCTCCCCAACTTGGCAATTTGGCAAACATTATGAAAAT AAACTTACAATCTAATGGATTAATGGGGAAATTGCCTGCTGAGCTTGGTAATTTGAAATACCTTGAGGAACTTCGGTTGGACAGGAACAAACTCCAAGGACTAGTGCCTGCTAATAATGGATCAGATTTTACCTCCAGTGTTCATGGAAT GTATGCCTCTGGTGCCAGCCCTATGGGTTTTTGTCGCACATCCCAGCTCAAGGTTGCTGATTTCTCGTTCAACTTTCTTATTGGAAGCATTCCAAAGTGTTTGGGTTACCTTCCAAA ATCTAGCTTTCAAGGGAACTGCCTTCAGCACAAAGATCCGAAGCAGCGCGCTGCTGCTCTATGTG GTGGTACTCCACCTCCCACTAACCATGCATCAGCAATCAAGAACAAGCACCCTGTTGCAGAGCCGAGACATCAGGCTGCTTCATCTTCTTCCAAGCCCACTTGGCTTGTGGCTTTAGAAGTGGTAACAGCAGTTATGGTGGGATCTCTCTTCATCGTGGGTCTTGTGACCGGCCTTCAGAAGCTTAAGAATAAGTCCTCCATCATACCTTGGAAGAAATCAGGAAGTGACAAAGATCATATGACAATTTATGTAG ATACCGGTATGCTGAAAGATGTCGTAAGATACAGCAGACAAGAACTTGAGGTAGCTTGTGAAGACTTCAGCAACATCATTGGATCTTCACCAGATAGCGTAGTTTACAAAGGAACCATGAAAGGTGGACCTGAAATCGCTGTAATTTCTCTTTGCGTCAAAGAAGATCACTGGACAGCCTATCTTGAACTTTATTTTCAGAAAGAG GTGGCAGAATTGGCCAGAATAAATCACGAGAATGCTGGGAAACTTCTAGGATATTGCAGAGAGAGTAGTCCCTTTACGAGGATGTTGGTGTTTGAATATGCATCTAATGGGACATTATATGAACACCTTCATT ATGGGGAAGGATGCCAACTATCTTGGACACGCCGGATGAAAATAGTTATTGGCATCGCTAAGGGACTGACGTATTTCCATTCAGAACTTGACCCTCCATTTACTATATCAGAACTAAATTCAAATTCTGTATATCTCACAGAGGATTTTTCTCCTAAG CTTGTTGATTTTGAAAGTTGGAAGTCGATAATTTCCAGATCAGAAAAGAACTCCGGTGCTATCAGTAGTGAAGGAGCCATATGTGTCCTTCCAAATACTCTAGAGAGCCGTCATCTTGACGTCCAGGGTAACATTTATGCATTTGGAGTATTGCTACTGGAAATAATCAGTGGGAGGCCTCCATATTGCAAAGATAAAGGGTGCTTAATAGATTGG GCTAAGGAATTCCTTGAAGTGCCTGAGGTATTATCCTGCGTGGTTGATCCGGAGTTGAAACATTTCAAACAGGAAGACCTCAAGGTGATATGTGAGGTGATCAACCTTTGCATCCACCCGAGTACTAGTAGGAGGACTTCCATGAAGGACCTGTGTGCTATCTTGGAGAGCAACATCGACACTTCTATCACTGCGGAGCTCAAGGCATCTTCTTTGGCGTGGGCTGAGCTTGCGCTTTCATCCTAA